The genomic DNA NNNNNNNNNNNNNNNNNNNNNNNNNNNNNNNNNNNNNNNNNNNNNNNNNNNNNNNNNNNNNNNNNNNNNNNNNNNNNNNNNNNNNNNNNNNNNNNNNNNNNNNNNNNNNNNNNNNNNNNNNNNNNNNNNNNNNNNNNNNNNNNNNNNNNNNNNNNNNNNNNNNNNNNNNNNNNNNNNNNNNNNNNNNNNNNNNNNNNNNNNNNNNNNNNNNNNNNNNNNNNNNNNNNNNNNNNNNNNNNNNNNNNNNNNNNNNNNNNNNNNNNNNNNNNNNNNNNNNNNNNNNNNNNNNNNNNNNNNNNNNNNNNNNNNNNNNNNNNNNNNNNNNNNNNNNNNNNNNNNNNNNNNNNNNNNNNNNNNNNNNNNNNNNNNNNNNNNNNNNNNNNNNNNNNNNNNNNNNNNNNNNNNNNNNNNNNNNNNNNNNNNNNNNNNNNNNNNNNNNNNNNNNNNNNNNNNNNNNNNNNNNNNNNNNNNNNNNNNNNNNNNNNNNNNNNNNNNNNNNNNNNNNNNNNNNNNNNNNNNNNNNNNNNNNNNNNNNNNNNNNNNNNNNNNNNNNNNNNNNNNNNNNNNNNNNNNNNNNNNNNNNNNNNNNNNNNNNNNNNNNNNNNNNNNNNNNNNNNNNNNNNNNNNNNNNNNNNNNNNNNNNNNNNNNNNNNNNNNNNNNNNNNNNNNNNNNNNNNNNNNNNNNNNNNNNNNNNNNNNNNNNNNNNNNNNNNNNNNNNNNNNNNNNNNNNNNNNNNNNNNNNNNNNNNNNNNNNNNNNNNNNNNNNNNNNNNNNNNNNNNNNNNNNNNNNNNNNNNNNNNNNNNNNNNNNNNNNNNNNNNNNNNNNNNNNNNNNNNNNNNNNNNNNNNNNNNNNNNNNNNNNNNNNNNNNNNNNNNNNNNNNNNNNNNNNNNNNNNNNNNNNNNNNNNNNNNNNNNNNNNNNNNNNNNNNNNNNNNNNNNNNNNNNNNNNNNNNNNNNNNNNNNNNNNNNNNNNNNNNNNNNNNNNNNNNNNNNNNNNNNNNNNNNNNNNNNNNNNNNNNNNNNNNNNNNNNNNNNNNNNNNNNNNNNNNNNNNNNNNNNNNNNNNNNNNNNNNNNNNNNNNNNNNNNNNNNNNNNNNNNNNNNNNNNNNNNNNNNNNNNNNNNNNNNNNNNNNNNNNNNNNNNNNNNNNNNNNNNNNNNNNNNNNNNNNNNNNNNNNNNNNNNNNNNNNNNNNNNNNNNNNNNNNNNNNNNNNNNNNNNNNNNNNNNNNNNNNNNNNNNNNNNNNNNNNNNNNNNNNNNNNNNNNNNNNNNNNNNNNNNNNNNNNNNNNNNNNNNNNNNNNNNNNNNNNNNNNNNNNNNNNNNNNNNNNNNNNNNNNNNNNNNNNNNNNNNNNNNNNNNNNNNNNNNNNNNNNNNNNNNNNNNNNNNNNNNNNNNNNNNNNNNNNNNNNNNNNNNNNNNNNNNNNNNNNNNNNNNNNNNNNNNNNNNNNNNNNNNNNNNNNNNNNNNNNNNNNNNNNNNNNNNNNNNNNNNNNNNNNNNNNNNNNNNNNNNNNNNNNNNNNNNNNNNNNNNNNNNNNNNNNNNNNNNNNNNNNNNNNNNNNNNNNNNNNNNNNNNNNNNNNNNNNNNNNNNNNNNNNNNNNNNNNNNNNNNNNNNNNNNNNNNNNNNNNNNNNNNNNNNNNNNNNNNNNNNNNNNNNNNNNNNNNNNNNNNNNNNNNNNNNNNNNNNNNNNNNNNNNNNNNNNNNNNNNNNNNNNNNNNNNNNNNNNNNNNNNNNNNNNNNNNNNNNNNNNNNNNNNNNNNNNNNNNNNNNNNNNNNNNNNNNNNNNNNNNNNNNNNNNNNNNNNNNNNNNNNNNNNNNNNNNNNNNNNNNNNNNNNNNNNNNNNNNNNNNNNNNNNNNNNNNNNNNNNNNNNNNNNNNNNNNNNNNNNNNNNNNNNNNNNNNNNNNNNNNNNNNNNNNNNNNNNNNNNNNNNNNNNNNNNNNNNNNNNNNNNNNNNNNNNNNNNNNNNNNNNNNNNNNNNNNNNNNNNNNNNNNNNNNNNNNNNNNNNNNNNNNNNNNNNNNNNNNNNNNNNNNNNNNNNNNNNNNNNNNNNNNNNNNNNNNNNNNNNNNNNNNNNNNNNNNNNNNNNNNNNNNNNNNNNNNNNNNNNNNNNNNNNNNNNNNNNNNNNNNNNNNNNNNNNNNNNNNNNNNNNNNNNNNNNNNNNNNNNNNNNNNNNNNNNNNNNNNNNNNNNNNNNNNNNNNNNNNNNNNNNNNNNNNNNNNNNNNNNNNNNNNNNNNNNNNNNNNNNNNNNNNNNNNNNNNNNNNNNNNNNNNNNNNNNNNNNNNNNNNNNNNNNNNNNNNNNNNNNNNNNNNNNNNNNNNNNNNNNNNNNNNNNNNNNNNNNNNNNNNNNNNNNNNNNNNNNNNNNNNNNNNNNNNNNNNNNNNNNNNNNNNNNNNNNNNNNNNNNNNNNNNNNNNNNNNNNNNNNNNNNNNNNNNNNNNNNNNNNNNNNNNNNNNNNNNNNNNNNNNNNNNNNNNNNNNNNNNNNNNNNNNNNNNNNNNNNNNNNNNNNNNNNNNNNNNNNNNNNNNNNNNNNNNNNNNNNNNNNNNNNNNNNNNNNNNNNNNNNNNNNNNNNNNNNNNNNNNNNNNNNNNNNNNNNNNNNNNNNNNNNNNNNNNNNNNNNNNNNNNNNNNNNNNNNNNNNNNNNNNNNNNNNNNNNNNNNNNNNNNNNNNNNNNNNNNNNNNNNNNNNNNNNNNNNNNNNNNNNNNNNNNNNNNNNNNNNNNNNNNNNNNNNNNNNNNNNNNNNNNNNNNNNNNNNNNNNNNNNNNNNNNNNNNNNNNNNNNNNNNNNNNNNNNNNNNNNNNNNNNNNNNNNNNNNNNNNNNNNNNNNNNNNNNNNNNNNNNNNNNNNNNNNNNNNNNNNNNNNNNNNNNNNNNNNNNNNNNNNNNNNNNNNNNNNNNNNNNNNNNNNNNNNNNNNNNNNNNNNNNNNNNNNNNNNNNNNNNNNNNNNNNNNNNNNNNNNNNNNNNNNNNNNNNNNNNNNNNNNNNNNNNNNNNNNNNNNNNNNNNNNNNNNNNNNNNNNNNNNNNNNNNNNNNNNNNNNNNNNNNNNNNNNNNNNNNNNNNNNNNNNNNNNNNNNNNNNNNNNNNNNNNNNNNNNNNNNNNNNNNNNNNNNNNNNNNNNNNNNNNNNNNNCTGATCAGTCATCAGATCCTTGATCAAGCTTTGAATAATTCATAATATTCGtagctccatttttttttcttcaaatattttgtaaacacAAATAGACTTTTGGGGGAGTGAAGAGAAACAAATACCAGATCAATTGTTTCAAACCGGAGGTTCATTGTGATTAAATGAACTAGACAGTTAAGTACAAAGTGTGTGACTATGCATGCATTTAGATAATAAAGCGCTTACAGACTTAACAGTAAACTGAAGTCAACTAGTTTCTACTACCATCAGATCAGGTTACATTGTTACACCAATAGTTCCAGAAACAACGCTTCTTGTTTGTTGGTGAGACTGAGTTCCTCAAAAGTTAAGGCACCGTCTTGAAGGCTGAAAGCACGTCGAGGATAAGGTCTAACCTGTTTACCAACAACATTCACGTCACTTATAAAGCATGTAGTACCATAAAATATAATCCAAGATGTGAGGGATAGAAAGAAACTTGAATCCTTAGAAGTTGCATTGAACTAATGCAGGAGAATAGCTACCGCAGATCACAGGGCTTACCACTCTATATGTGCCAGGTTTGACTAATCCAGCAGCATCTATGAAGTCAAAAAGGTACTgcacttcaaaaaaaaacaacagtcAGGGAAGCTTGACTACGAAAAATGTTTACCTCACTAATCAATAGAGACTCATGAACTTCACCTTAAGCTTGTCTGATTTGAGAAAGCGACGACCATGACGGCTGCTATCTGGCATTCTAACGAGTAGAGTGATGGCATCTTCATTTTCAGCTGATGGCTCGATGGGAAGCACTGGCTTCCTTGTAGTGGAAGATCTCTCAGATTCCTGCCATAAGCGACCCAAAACAGTGGAAATAAGAACTAAATAAAACTGAAGAACCGAAGGAATATCAGCTTTCACTGGAGAGGGCATTACAACCCAAAATAACTATTAAGGATACCTAGAATTGGATATCTAGTCATATTATCAATGTTAACCATACTAAGTTCTACTATGGATTTACGACAGACTAGATGTTCACAGCCTAGATTATGTTCCAATGAATGAATCTCTCACAAGAAAATCGGATTACCTCTTCAACGACCTTCTTATCGGGAGATTGTGACTCCTTGTGAATTCCAGGTTGATTATTATATGAAGTATTTTCTTTAGCTACTCCACTAAACAGTGCCTTTTCCAGCATTATTGCCTCTTGTAGCTCTTTTGACGGAATGCCACCCCACTAGTAGCAGTCAACAAGAGGTGAAAACAAGGTAAGACGAACACATGATCAACTAGAAGCTAGTCACTACGTATATGTTAATTTGTTCTTGACTGGCTAATTTCACTGATAAGAATAATCGAACTTGTATCAAATAATTAACCTCTTCAGGATAAGAAGCTTCAACATTCTGGTGATCCTGTCTGTGCTGAGAGCTGGTATTAATTGGTTGCTTTTGTTTCATGTCTTCACGCATGTCTTGCACTGAAGAGCTCCCAGGCTTCAAGTACAAAGGTTTTAGTTAGCAAGATAGCTTAAAAAGTTTCAACACATTATATTAAGGAGAAACTAATAAAAGTGTGGCTAACTTAACATGGATGTCCACCACCTAAACTGGTGGAAACTGTAAAGGGAAGCATCCCAAACTATAGTAATGggcatgcatatatattattcGATAGCTTATTAACCAGAAGTGTGGAAAAGGCTTATCAGAGGTGAAGAGAAATTTAGTTCCACACCTGATATCTGCTACTTTCATTCGTATTAGATTGACAAGGATCGTGATGCTCCACGGACTGGGGCGTAAATTCAGCTAGTTGGTCTCGGAACGCACTCTCATGCTCTTCCATCTGAAAGCCATGTATGCTAAGTTGCGACATCGCGTACATGGTACATAGCAGATGAGATATCTATCAATGCCTACCTCTAAGGACATCGAAATTGCACGGGCAATGTCTTCATCTTCTCGGTTAATAACCTCTCTTGGAGATAAAACGCTAGATGGATCCTGCATCAatataagacaaaaaaagaagggaaaatGTGTAAAGCTCATGCAAAATAGGAGCTAGACAGGGTGAAGCTAGAATACTATACATTGTCCAAACTATATCTTGTGTTGTGACGACCCTCTTGAAAGTCCTTCTTAGAGGCCTCAATGGCAGCTCTGATCatttcttcttcagcatcattGCCATAGACGGGTGATTCACCATCCCTATCTGTCCCACCATGGACCTGGGATCCGTAGCTTGGTGAATGTCTAGCATAACCATCTCCAACCTGTCCAAGTCCAGGAGGACGAGCCTGATCATTTCCCCAGGTAGAGTGAGCAGGGAACCCTGTTACTTCTCCTGTTTGAGATGATGGAGAAGGACTTCCAGAGAGAGCAGAGCCACTGAGCTGCCTAAAGAGATTTCGTCTGTAATTGGGATCTAGAAGCAAAGAGGGTCTAAAAGCCCGAGCAGCAGAAAGGATAGATGGAAGTGCGCCTGGGACTGGCCTAGACTCGTTGACTGTTCTGGACTCGCTACCACGAACGTGATTGTTACCTTCCACAACGTTGTAGTCTGGACGATTGTCTAAGCTTGAATCATCATAACTGGAAGAACAacccaacaaaacaaacaacttacaccattggaaaacaaaatcatagaagagaaaactcaaaactaagGAGATTGAGAAACATACATGCTTCTTTCCACATCTCTAAAGTGGCCATTGATGGCTTCAGGGAGATTGTTGCCATGTTCCTGCTCAAAATTTTACAAAAGTTCAAAAGAACGCAACGAGATCTACTCAAGGATAGACAAATCAAAATTCCTATACCGATCCTACACAACCTAAAACCCTAACTCTCCCAATTCCATTGCATTGCATTTCAAATCTATCTGAAGCATTTACACATTGGATCACAGAATCAGAGAATCTAACCATATCTACTCAattctgtgtgtgtgtgataacaaaatcaatcttGCCCCAGTCATAGTCATGTCCTctcaagaaaataaagatttgacgaagaaagaaaaaaacgaacctCAAGTCTCTGAATCGCGAGGGACTCGGACGCACCAGTGATGCTCATATAAGACTGGATGGAGTCTCTCGTCGGACTCACCATTTCCGCCGGAGAAATCGGTGGCTGTCGGTTCGAGAACAACGAGTACGCCGGGAATTATAAAAtgtgatttggtttgtttaaaaTGAAGTTTTTGATAAACTGATTCGAACCGACAGGTGATGAGTCGCCCACAAAAGGTGATGTAATCTGAACTAATTTCTAATCaacaattactttttttttccatataaaataaactttaattaaCACTTTAACAGTCTTCAACTTTTCTCTGTATacagtatttattttctaaaaatttcatataaacTTAAAAGCATATTGAGGCCATGAATGGCTGCctgttttttgttggtttttagattttggtttttagtttttggattttggattttgattttttgagtttttgatttttggtgtaGATCTTAGTATTTGTAAAATCTGGtaacttgattagtttttggtttttatgtataataattatttttaaaatagtaaaataaatattataaaataaaaaaatacaataatgtaGAAAAAGTATGAAACGTAGATCTTTTATagtaaaaaagtatataagaaaaattagtttaataataacaaatatgcAAGTCTTTAGGAAATATCCTTAGAATAggttttaatttgttcattgcacagaaaaaaagaaggtttcgtttgttttggaatttaataagtaattaaaataaataaatatatattaggaaaaaaaaaaaaaaaaatcacgctgaaaacccaaaaaatgtGGTTTCTAGATTTTGTGAAGGAATTGCTAAAATCCTCTAAAAACtggttttcctaaattttaggaaatctattttttcATAATCGTGAATGGCTCCAAAAATAGATTTTTCAGAATCTAAAGCCAAAAACCACTCTAAAATCAGGTGCTGTATACAGAGAATAAATAAAGCCAAAAACCACTCTAAAAATTTCATATaacatatttcaaaaaaattcaattagtTTTCAATAttgattctctttgtttttttttctttttcaaaattgataTCAACATTTTAAGCCAATATTCATTATTGCTAAATGATACATAATTGGGGGAAATAAAACATTTCAactttgcttttatttttactaGGGTTAATAAGACAAGTAAAAGTATAAAGTAGGAGGAGAGGGAGGAATGAGAGGTATCTAGATTCTGGATCATGTTTGAAGGGGGAGGGAGAGAATCCGTAAGTTCTCTCAAAtcttgtattccgatatctcTATAATAAAGAAGTATTTTCATTGCAATCTGTTCTTACAAGTTTGAGGTACTAATacttatcaatatatatatatatatatatatatataaaacaaaaaatgtgaaaacaaagaggtgtgaaacaaaaaggtgcaaaaactaataagtgcaaacattgaaagctaggggtacgacgaagaaacacaaattctagatcaaaatattgcaactttatataaacaaagaggtgtaaaacaaaaaggtgtgaaaaatAACAGCTGCAAACATGGAAAaatgggggtgcgacgaaaaacacaattgttggatcgaactttgcaacttttgagatcattaacaaagggtgagatcattaataatacttaaagaATAAAagctcttttcaaagtccataaaaatatgtatatatatatatatatatatatatatatatatatatatatatatatatatataaacaaagaggtgtgcaaacaaaaaagtgtgaaacgaaaatgtgtgaaaactaacaaatacaaaaattgaaagctagggataagaagaagaaacacaatcgttggattaaaacattgcaactttatataaacaaagaggtgtaaaacaaaaaggtgtgaaaactaatggGTGTCAACATTAAAATCTGGGATGCAACGacgaaacacaattgttggatcgaaagtttgcaacttttgagatcattaacaaagggtgagatcattcataaaactcaaagaacaatttttttttcaaagttcatataaatatgtatatatataaaaacagagaggtgtgaaaacaaagaggtgtgaaacaaaaaggtgtgaaaactaacaagtgcaaacattgaaatctaggggtacgacgaaaaaACACAGATGtttgatcaaaa from Camelina sativa cultivar DH55 chromosome 2, Cs, whole genome shotgun sequence includes the following:
- the LOC104712217 gene encoding plant UBX domain-containing protein 9-like, which gives rise to MVSPTRDSIQSYMSITGASESLAIQRLEEHGNNLPEAINGHFRDVERSIYDDSSLDNRPDYNVVEGNNHVRGSESRTVNESRPVPGALPSILSAARAFRPSLLLDPNYRRNLFRQLSGSALSGSPSPSSQTGEVTGFPAHSTWGNDQARPPGLGQVGDGYARHSPSYGSQVHGGTDRDGESPVYGNDAEEEMIRAAIEASKKDFQEGRHNTRYSLDNDPSSVLSPREVINREDEDIARAISMSLEMEEHESAFRDQLAEFTPQSVEHHDPCQSNTNESSRYQPGSSSVQDMREDMKQKQPINTSSQHRQDHQNVEASYPEEWGGIPSKELQEAIMLEKALFSGVAKENTSYNNQPGIHKESQSPDKKVVEEESERSSTTRKPVLPIEPSAENEDAITLLVRMPDSSRHGRRFLKSDKLKYLFDFIDAAGLVKPGTYRVVRPYPRRAFSLQDGALTFEELSLTNKQEALFLELLV